From a single Geothermobacter ehrlichii genomic region:
- a CDS encoding type II secretion system protein, translating to MPGRTVSSRLKEWWPVGGSGQRGFSLVELVLVVSFLGILMMIAIPTFRSFVERARVSRAAADIRAIEKDITSYALDYDRYPNSLSDIHRDGLRDPWGHPYQYVNLSSGAPPRQSTFFIDLNSDYDLYSLGQDGQSAQVISDPASLDDVIRVSDGGWVGKGANF from the coding sequence ATGCCCGGCAGGACCGTGTCGAGTCGATTGAAGGAATGGTGGCCGGTTGGCGGATCCGGACAGCGGGGCTTTTCCCTTGTCGAGCTGGTGCTGGTTGTCAGTTTTCTTGGCATTCTCATGATGATCGCCATACCGACTTTCAGAAGTTTTGTCGAGCGGGCCAGGGTTTCCCGGGCCGCCGCCGATATCAGGGCCATCGAGAAGGACATCACTTCCTATGCCCTCGACTATGACCGGTATCCCAATTCCCTGAGTGACATCCATCGGGACGGGTTGCGTGATCCCTGGGGGCATCCCTACCAGTATGTCAACCTGTCGTCCGGCGCACCGCCGCGGCAGAGTACGTTTTTTATCGACCTGAACAGTGACTACGATCTCTACAGTCTCGGACAGGATGGCCAGAGTGCCCAGGTCATCTCCGACCCGGCCAGTCTCGATGACGTGATACGGGTTTCCGATGGCGGCTGGGTCGGCAAGGGAGCGAATTTCTAG
- a CDS encoding NAD(P)H-quinone oxidoreductase: MKAVLMDGFGGVEVLRVGEAEKPVPKPDQVLVKVHASSISRPDLVQREGKYPPPPGDSEILGLEVAGTIEEVGSEVTGWKVGDRVMSLVGGGGYAEYAVAYGCHLIPVPDSMSFEEAACVCESYITAFHNVFVLGRFKDGETAIFHGGGGGVNTAAIQLAKALTPASRLIVTTHPDKEAKVKELGVDLTIDFTTTPDFSEIVKEWTAANTGKKGVDVILDHVGAKYLKPNMDSLAYAGRLVIIGVISGIKAELNLALMMVKRQEIIGSVLRSRPVPEKGEIVRMFTERALPAFADRRIVPIIEKVFPIEQVQDAHRMMEEDRHFGKIVLKIR; the protein is encoded by the coding sequence ATGAAAGCAGTTCTGATGGACGGTTTCGGCGGCGTCGAGGTACTGCGCGTCGGCGAGGCCGAAAAACCGGTTCCCAAGCCCGACCAGGTCCTGGTCAAGGTCCATGCCAGTTCGATCAGTCGTCCCGACCTGGTACAGCGGGAAGGAAAATATCCGCCGCCTCCCGGCGATTCGGAGATCCTCGGTCTCGAAGTGGCCGGCACCATCGAGGAAGTCGGCAGCGAGGTAACCGGCTGGAAAGTCGGCGACCGGGTGATGTCCCTGGTCGGCGGCGGCGGTTACGCCGAATACGCCGTCGCCTACGGCTGTCACCTGATTCCCGTTCCGGACAGCATGAGCTTCGAAGAGGCGGCCTGCGTCTGCGAATCGTACATCACCGCCTTTCACAACGTCTTCGTCCTCGGCCGCTTCAAGGACGGGGAAACGGCCATCTTTCACGGCGGCGGCGGGGGCGTCAACACGGCCGCCATCCAGCTGGCCAAGGCCCTGACCCCCGCCAGCCGGCTGATCGTCACCACCCATCCGGACAAGGAAGCCAAGGTGAAGGAGCTGGGTGTCGATCTGACCATCGACTTCACCACCACGCCCGACTTTTCGGAAATCGTCAAGGAGTGGACCGCCGCCAACACCGGCAAGAAGGGCGTCGACGTCATTCTCGATCATGTCGGCGCCAAGTATCTGAAGCCGAACATGGATTCGCTCGCCTACGCCGGCCGGCTGGTGATCATCGGCGTCATCAGCGGCATCAAGGCGGAACTGAATCTGGCGTTGATGATGGTCAAGCGCCAGGAGATCATCGGCTCGGTGCTGCGTTCGCGGCCGGTGCCGGAAAAGGGCGAGATCGTGCGCATGTTCACCGAACGGGCCCTGCCCGCCTTCGCCGACCGGCGGATCGTGCCGATCATCGAAAAGGTCTTCCCCATCGAGCAGGTGCAGGACGCGCACCGGATGATGGAAGAGGACCGGCATTTCGGCAAAATCGTCCTGAAAATCCGGTGA
- a CDS encoding GFA family protein, translating to MSEPLTGRCACGAVSYTLRRRPRSVVNCHCSMCRRHNGAAFSSYAVIPERFFELQDARGALAGYGYSERVHKHFCRHCGTPLFNTNSRYPQFRMLFLGTLDTPQTLRPTANIFCSSQLDWVRGIDAITSYPEVLGE from the coding sequence ATGAGCGAACCACTCACCGGACGCTGCGCCTGCGGCGCCGTCAGCTACACCCTCCGTCGCCGGCCGCGGTCGGTCGTCAACTGCCACTGCTCCATGTGCCGCCGGCACAACGGTGCGGCCTTCAGCAGCTACGCCGTGATCCCGGAACGGTTTTTCGAGCTGCAGGATGCCCGGGGCGCGCTCGCCGGCTACGGCTATTCCGAGCGGGTGCACAAGCATTTCTGCCGGCACTGCGGCACGCCGCTGTTCAACACCAACAGCCGCTATCCGCAATTTCGCATGCTCTTTCTCGGCACCCTCGACACCCCGCAAACGCTCCGCCCGACCGCCAACATCTTCTGCTCCAGCCAGCTCGACTGGGTTCGCGGTATCGATGCCATCACCAGTTACCCCGAGGTGCTCGGGGAGTAA
- a CDS encoding class I SAM-dependent methyltransferase → MCTRPGRLQNSYRRLFAAVYDRAMASAERRCLGAWRRELLEQAQGAVLEIGSGTGSNLPHYPPGLTRLVLGEPDPFMCQQLQKKLTAAPLPAVICTHGAEQLPFPAASFDTVVSTLVLCSVDSPQAALEEIRRVLRPGGCLLFLEHVLSDQPATRRWQRFWEPLWKQVACNCHLTRDTAATIRSGGFVLEQLDELQIAGAPAILRRVLRGMAVKCGWKILSPDTLLRGEVTKHGNFTCI, encoded by the coding sequence ATGTGCACCCGGCCCGGAAGACTGCAAAACAGTTACCGGCGCCTGTTCGCCGCCGTCTACGATCGGGCCATGGCCAGCGCCGAACGCCGCTGCCTCGGCGCCTGGCGCCGGGAACTGCTCGAACAGGCGCAGGGCGCGGTGCTGGAAATCGGCAGCGGCACCGGAAGCAACCTGCCCCACTATCCGCCGGGGCTGACCCGGCTGGTGCTCGGCGAACCCGATCCCTTCATGTGCCAGCAGCTGCAGAAAAAGCTGACGGCTGCCCCGCTGCCGGCGGTCATCTGCACTCACGGCGCCGAACAGCTCCCCTTCCCCGCCGCCAGCTTCGACACCGTCGTCTCGACCCTGGTGCTCTGCTCGGTCGACAGCCCGCAGGCCGCCTTGGAGGAGATCCGCCGGGTGCTGCGCCCCGGAGGCTGCCTGCTCTTTCTGGAGCACGTCCTCTCCGACCAGCCCGCCACCCGCCGCTGGCAACGGTTCTGGGAACCGCTCTGGAAACAGGTCGCCTGCAACTGCCACCTGACCCGTGACACCGCCGCGACCATCCGTTCCGGCGGCTTTGTTCTCGAACAGCTCGACGAACTGCAGATCGCCGGAGCCCCGGCCATCCTCCGCCGCGTCCTGCGGGGGATGGCGGTCAAGTGTGGCTGGAAAATTCTATCCCCAGACACATTACTTCGAGGTGAGGTTACAAAACACGGGAATTTTACTTGTATTTAA
- the ettA gene encoding energy-dependent translational throttle protein EttA: MSEDSKKVIYTMMRVSKYYNKQPVLRDISLSYFYGAKIGVLGLNGSGKSTLLRIMAGMDKDFNGEAVLSEGYTVGYLEQEPQLDETKTVREVVQEGVQEIVDLLAEFEQINNAFADPDADMDKLLARQGEVQEKLDALDAWDLDSRLDLAEEALRCPPPDTPIKVLSGGERRRVALCRLLLQKPDILLLDEPTNHLDAETVAWLEQHLQRYEGTVIAVTHDRYFLDNVAGWILELDRGHGIPWKGNYSSWLEQKQERLRREEKAESARQKTLQRELEWIRMSPRGRHAKSQARINAYEKLLGQEAVQREKDLELFIPPGPRLGSLVIEAENVRKSFGDKLLIDNMSFRLPPGGIVGVIGPNGAGKTTLFRMITGQEQPDSGTIRIGETVKLAYVDQSRETLDPNKTIWEEISGGQEQIDLGGRLINSRGYVARFNFSGSDQQKKVGSLSGGERNRVHLAKMLHSRANVLLLDEPTNDLDVNTLRALEEALENFGGCAVVISHDRWFLDRIATHILAFEGDSQVVWFEGNYSEYEEDYRKRHGRDADQPHRIRYRNLTR; the protein is encoded by the coding sequence ATGAGCGAAGACAGCAAAAAAGTCATCTACACCATGATGCGGGTGAGCAAGTACTACAACAAGCAGCCCGTTCTCAGGGATATCTCCCTCTCCTACTTCTACGGCGCCAAGATCGGCGTCCTCGGCCTGAACGGCTCGGGCAAATCGACCCTGCTGCGGATCATGGCCGGGATGGACAAGGATTTCAACGGCGAGGCGGTCCTCTCCGAGGGCTACACGGTCGGCTATCTCGAGCAGGAACCGCAACTGGACGAAACCAAGACCGTGCGCGAAGTGGTGCAGGAAGGCGTCCAGGAAATCGTCGACCTGCTGGCGGAATTCGAGCAGATCAACAACGCCTTCGCCGATCCCGACGCCGACATGGACAAGCTGCTCGCGCGACAGGGAGAAGTGCAGGAAAAGCTCGACGCCCTCGACGCCTGGGACCTCGATTCACGGCTCGACCTGGCCGAAGAAGCCCTGCGCTGCCCGCCGCCCGACACGCCGATCAAGGTTCTCTCCGGCGGGGAACGCCGCCGGGTGGCGCTCTGCCGCCTGCTGCTGCAAAAGCCCGACATCCTGCTCCTGGATGAGCCGACCAACCACCTCGACGCCGAGACCGTCGCCTGGCTGGAGCAACACCTGCAGCGCTACGAAGGAACGGTCATCGCCGTCACCCATGACCGCTACTTTCTCGACAATGTCGCCGGCTGGATACTTGAGCTGGACCGCGGCCACGGCATCCCCTGGAAGGGGAACTATTCGAGCTGGCTCGAGCAGAAACAGGAACGCCTGCGCCGGGAAGAAAAGGCCGAAAGCGCCCGCCAGAAGACCCTGCAGCGCGAGCTGGAATGGATCCGCATGTCGCCCAGGGGCCGCCACGCCAAAAGCCAGGCCCGCATCAACGCCTACGAAAAACTGCTCGGCCAGGAAGCGGTTCAGCGTGAAAAAGATCTCGAACTCTTCATCCCGCCGGGGCCTCGCCTGGGCAGCCTGGTCATCGAGGCGGAAAACGTGCGGAAAAGCTTCGGCGACAAGCTTCTCATCGACAACATGAGTTTCCGCCTGCCGCCCGGCGGCATCGTCGGGGTCATCGGCCCCAACGGGGCCGGCAAGACCACCCTGTTCCGGATGATCACCGGCCAGGAGCAGCCCGATTCCGGCACCATCCGGATCGGCGAAACGGTCAAGCTCGCCTACGTCGACCAGTCCCGGGAGACCCTCGATCCGAACAAGACCATCTGGGAGGAAATCAGCGGCGGGCAGGAACAGATCGATCTCGGCGGCCGGCTGATCAACTCGCGCGGCTATGTCGCCCGTTTCAACTTCTCCGGCTCGGACCAGCAGAAAAAGGTCGGCTCCCTCTCCGGCGGCGAACGCAACCGGGTTCATCTGGCCAAGATGCTGCACTCGAGGGCCAACGTGCTGCTGCTGGACGAGCCGACCAACGACCTCGACGTCAACACCCTGCGGGCCCTGGAAGAAGCCCTGGAGAACTTCGGCGGCTGCGCCGTGGTCATCAGCCACGACCGCTGGTTTCTCGACCGCATCGCCACCCACATCCTCGCCTTTGAGGGCGATTCACAGGTGGTCTGGTTCGAGGGCAACTATTCCGAATACGAGGAAGATTACCGCAAGCGCCACGGCCGGGACGCCGATCAGCCACACCGCATCCGCTACCGGAACCTGACCCGCTGA
- the rffA gene encoding dTDP-4-amino-4,6-dideoxygalactose transaminase, with protein sequence MIKFNRPFIAGKELYYISQAVMKYSHISGDGEFTRKCQRWFEETLGCKKALLTHSCTAALEMAALLCDIRPGDEVIMPSFTFVSTANAFVLRGATPVFVDIRPDTLNIDEKLLASAVTEKTRAVVPVHYAGVPCDMDTILEVARDKGLFVIEDAAQALLSKDETGFAGARGDFGCVSFHETKNIISGEGGALFVNNEQFIERAEIIREKGTNRSKFFRGEVDKYTWVDVGSSFLPSDIIAAFLYAQLEHAEEIVTRRKELLISYREKLEDLECRGMCQLPARETLESSSGHIFYLLCRSLEDRDALLAFLKQRGIGGVFHYVPLHDSPFGKQVCRVHGTMKETLRAAGSLLRLPLYYEMTDEEQDRCVEAVYEFYQDK encoded by the coding sequence GTGATCAAGTTCAACAGGCCCTTTATTGCGGGCAAGGAGCTTTACTACATCAGTCAGGCCGTCATGAAATATTCACATATTTCAGGCGATGGCGAATTTACCAGGAAATGCCAGCGGTGGTTTGAGGAGACTCTTGGCTGCAAGAAGGCGTTGCTGACTCATTCCTGTACGGCCGCGCTTGAAATGGCCGCGTTGCTGTGTGATATACGGCCGGGCGATGAAGTCATCATGCCTTCCTTTACCTTTGTCTCGACCGCCAACGCTTTCGTGCTACGTGGGGCGACCCCTGTTTTTGTTGATATCCGCCCAGACACCCTGAATATCGACGAGAAGCTGCTTGCCTCCGCGGTTACGGAAAAAACCCGGGCCGTTGTACCGGTCCATTACGCAGGTGTCCCCTGCGATATGGACACCATTCTCGAGGTCGCCCGAGACAAGGGTCTGTTCGTGATCGAGGATGCAGCCCAAGCTCTGCTTTCGAAGGATGAGACTGGGTTCGCCGGTGCCCGTGGGGATTTCGGCTGCGTGAGTTTCCACGAGACCAAGAACATTATCAGCGGCGAGGGTGGGGCACTGTTCGTCAACAACGAGCAATTCATCGAACGGGCCGAGATCATCCGGGAGAAGGGGACCAATCGCAGCAAGTTCTTCCGTGGGGAGGTTGACAAGTACACTTGGGTCGATGTCGGCTCATCTTTTCTGCCGAGCGACATCATTGCGGCATTTCTCTACGCCCAGCTCGAGCACGCCGAAGAGATCGTGACGCGCCGGAAAGAGCTGCTCATTTCCTATCGGGAGAAGCTGGAGGATCTGGAGTGCCGGGGCATGTGTCAACTCCCCGCCAGGGAGACCCTGGAGTCTTCCAGCGGACATATCTTCTACCTGCTGTGCCGTTCTTTAGAGGATCGGGACGCTCTGCTCGCCTTTTTGAAACAGAGAGGCATCGGCGGCGTGTTTCATTATGTTCCCCTGCATGATTCCCCTTTTGGTAAGCAGGTGTGCAGAGTCCATGGGACGATGAAGGAAACGCTCAGGGCGGCAGGATCCTTGCTGCGTTTGCCCCTTTACTACGAAATGACCGATGAAGAGCAGGATCGATGCGTCGAGGCTGTTTATGAATTTTATCAAGACAAGTAA
- a CDS encoding acyltransferase, whose amino-acid sequence MLRQALLKNNRLKLIINNLYVYFINLFHVVLEVVPGFIRNPVLRLAAGKCGKNVYFDYRVYMKFPWLVHFGDNVSVNRGVEFYSDGLNKKRIIIGSNVRIAPNVKFHAAGHDYSDDNFVHTGDEIIVGDNVWIGAASIILPGVTIGNGAVIGAGSVVTKDVPENAIVAGVPARFVKSRNN is encoded by the coding sequence ATGTTGAGGCAGGCTCTGCTGAAAAACAATAGACTGAAGTTGATAATCAACAACCTTTACGTCTATTTTATTAATCTTTTTCATGTTGTGCTTGAGGTCGTGCCAGGGTTCATTCGAAATCCTGTTCTGCGCCTTGCTGCGGGAAAATGTGGAAAGAATGTCTACTTTGACTACCGCGTCTACATGAAGTTCCCATGGCTTGTTCATTTCGGTGACAATGTAAGTGTCAATCGTGGAGTCGAGTTTTACAGTGATGGTCTGAACAAAAAAAGAATCATTATAGGATCAAATGTCAGAATAGCTCCTAATGTAAAATTTCATGCTGCCGGTCATGACTATTCGGATGATAATTTTGTCCACACTGGTGACGAAATCATTGTCGGTGACAATGTCTGGATTGGTGCTGCGTCAATTATTCTGCCGGGTGTAACCATTGGTAATGGAGCTGTTATTGGTGCCGGCAGTGTGGTGACCAAAGATGTTCCCGAAAATGCTATTGTCGCCGGAGTTCCGGCGCGTTTTGTGAAGAGCAGGAACAACTGA
- a CDS encoding shikimate kinase, translated as MTRERTNIILIGMPGAGKSTVGVVLAKRLGLGFVDTDLLLQQRAGKKLQQIIDQDGTAAFRRLEERTLCEFDGCNTVVATGGSAIYSEAAMRHLAAIGTIVFLDVPLGELAQRLHDMQSRGLVIGPGAGLADLYTERLPLYRRWAEITIDGQGKNLEEVVDEVVRAIKRHEKTAGA; from the coding sequence ATGACCCGCGAGCGAACCAACATCATCCTCATCGGCATGCCGGGCGCCGGCAAGAGCACCGTCGGCGTGGTGCTGGCCAAACGCCTCGGGCTCGGCTTCGTCGATACCGACCTGCTGCTCCAGCAGCGCGCCGGCAAGAAACTGCAGCAGATCATCGACCAGGACGGCACGGCGGCCTTCCGCCGGCTGGAAGAGCGGACCCTGTGCGAGTTCGACGGCTGCAACACCGTGGTCGCCACCGGCGGCTCGGCGATCTACAGCGAGGCGGCGATGCGCCACCTGGCGGCCATCGGCACCATCGTCTTTCTCGACGTTCCACTGGGTGAACTGGCGCAACGACTGCACGACATGCAGAGCCGCGGCCTGGTCATCGGCCCCGGTGCCGGCCTGGCCGACCTGTACACCGAACGGCTGCCGCTCTACCGGCGCTGGGCCGAAATCACCATCGATGGGCAGGGGAAAAACCTGGAAGAAGTAGTCGACGAGGTTGTCCGGGCAATAAAAAGACACGAAAAAACCGCCGGCGCCTGA
- a CDS encoding FAD-dependent oxidoreductase — translation MTGKHARIAIVFTFLLLIAAFFVFDLGRYLTLDYLKSQKAAFDAYYAEHTGQTLLLYFTLYILATALSLPGAAVMTLAGGALFGFWTALLVVSFASSIGATLAFVVSRFLLRDWVQARFGDKLGAINTGIEREGALYLFSLRLVPLFPFFVINLVMGLTPMKVRTFYWVSQVGMLAGTAVYVNAGTQLGRLESAAGILSPGIIISFVILGIFPLVAKKILEIVKTRKAMKKFPRPEGFDYNLVVLGAGSAGLVTAYIAAAVKAKVALIERHKMGGDCLNTGCVPSKALIRTAKMLGYARRAKEFGLKKMEVEFDFAEVMERVQRIIAEIEPHDSAERYRELGVDCILGEARVTSPWTVEVDGRTLTTRAIVVATGATPFVPPIKGIEQVDYLTSDTIWELRELPQKLVVLGGGPIGCEMTQAFTRLGAKVTLVEKGPQIMGREDADAADFIRQRFEAEGARVLTGHRAREVLVEDGRQILLCEHRGEEVQIEFDRLLVALGRRPNVTGFGLEELGVRLNDRRSLETDPFLRTNIPTIFCAGDVTGPYQFTHTAGHQAWYAAVNALFGDFKKFKVDYRVIPWCTFTDPEVARVGLNETEARELGLAFEVTRYGLDDLDRAIADSEDHGWVKVLTRRGSDKILGVTIVAPHAGDLLAEYVLAIKHGLGLNKILGTIHIYPTLAEANKMAAGLWKKEHAPERLLRWVEKFHAWRRNKA, via the coding sequence ATGACCGGAAAACATGCCCGTATCGCCATCGTATTCACCTTTCTGCTGCTGATCGCGGCTTTCTTCGTTTTCGACCTTGGCCGCTACCTGACTCTCGACTACCTGAAATCGCAGAAAGCGGCGTTCGATGCCTATTACGCCGAACACACCGGACAGACCCTGCTGCTCTACTTCACGCTCTACATCCTGGCCACCGCCCTCTCCCTGCCGGGAGCGGCGGTGATGACCCTGGCCGGCGGGGCGCTGTTCGGTTTCTGGACGGCCCTGCTGGTGGTCTCCTTCGCCAGCAGCATCGGCGCCACCCTGGCCTTCGTCGTCTCCCGCTTTCTGCTGCGCGACTGGGTCCAGGCCCGGTTCGGCGACAAGCTCGGGGCCATCAACACCGGCATCGAGCGGGAAGGCGCCCTCTACCTCTTCTCCCTGCGCCTGGTGCCGCTCTTCCCCTTCTTCGTCATCAACCTGGTGATGGGCCTGACCCCGATGAAGGTCCGCACCTTCTACTGGGTCAGCCAGGTCGGCATGCTGGCCGGCACCGCGGTCTACGTCAACGCCGGCACCCAGCTCGGCCGGCTCGAATCGGCGGCGGGGATTCTCTCCCCCGGCATCATCATCTCCTTCGTCATCCTCGGCATCTTCCCTCTTGTCGCCAAAAAAATACTGGAGATTGTCAAGACCCGCAAGGCCATGAAGAAATTCCCCAGGCCGGAGGGCTTCGACTACAACCTGGTGGTCCTCGGCGCCGGCTCCGCCGGACTGGTCACCGCCTACATCGCCGCCGCGGTCAAGGCCAAGGTGGCGCTGATCGAAAGACACAAAATGGGCGGTGACTGTCTGAACACTGGCTGCGTGCCGAGCAAGGCGCTGATCCGCACGGCGAAGATGCTCGGCTACGCACGCCGGGCCAAGGAATTCGGACTGAAAAAGATGGAGGTGGAATTCGACTTCGCCGAAGTGATGGAGCGGGTGCAGCGGATCATCGCCGAGATCGAACCCCACGATTCAGCCGAGCGCTACCGCGAACTCGGCGTCGACTGCATCCTGGGCGAGGCGCGCGTCACCTCCCCCTGGACGGTCGAAGTCGACGGCCGCACCCTGACCACCCGGGCGATCGTGGTCGCCACAGGCGCCACTCCCTTCGTGCCGCCGATCAAGGGGATCGAACAGGTCGACTACCTGACATCCGACACGATCTGGGAACTGCGTGAACTGCCGCAAAAACTGGTGGTGCTCGGCGGCGGCCCGATCGGCTGCGAAATGACCCAGGCCTTCACCCGCCTCGGTGCGAAGGTCACCCTGGTGGAAAAAGGTCCGCAAATCATGGGACGCGAGGATGCCGACGCCGCCGATTTCATTCGCCAGCGCTTCGAGGCCGAGGGGGCCAGGGTGCTGACCGGGCACCGGGCCCGGGAAGTGCTGGTCGAAGACGGCCGGCAGATCCTGCTCTGCGAGCACCGGGGCGAAGAGGTACAGATCGAGTTCGACCGCCTGCTGGTCGCCCTCGGCCGCCGTCCCAACGTCACAGGCTTCGGACTGGAGGAACTCGGCGTGCGCCTGAACGACCGGAGAAGCCTCGAAACCGATCCCTTTTTGCGCACCAACATCCCCACAATCTTCTGCGCCGGGGACGTCACCGGTCCCTACCAGTTCACCCACACCGCCGGACACCAGGCATGGTACGCCGCGGTCAACGCCCTGTTCGGCGACTTCAAGAAATTCAAGGTCGACTACCGGGTCATCCCCTGGTGTACCTTCACCGACCCCGAAGTCGCCCGGGTGGGTTTGAACGAAACCGAGGCCAGGGAGCTGGGGCTGGCCTTCGAGGTGACCCGTTACGGGCTGGATGATCTCGACCGGGCCATCGCCGACTCGGAAGATCATGGATGGGTAAAAGTACTGACCCGCAGGGGATCGGACAAGATCCTCGGCGTCACCATCGTCGCCCCCCATGCCGGCGACCTGCTGGCCGAATATGTTCTGGCCATTAAACACGGGCTGGGGCTGAACAAGATCCTCGGCACCATCCACATCTATCCGACTCTCGCCGAAGCAAACAAGATGGCAGCTGGGCTGTGGAAAAAGGAACACGCCCCCGAAAGACTGCTGCGCTGGGTCGAGAAATTCCATGCCTGGCGCCGCAACAAAGCATGA
- a CDS encoding GPMC system family 4 glycosyltransferase: MHLLIVIPRQSRATGNHVTAARFAEQLDKLGWQVRRVETDPINTTAIAGALRQNRPDVALLLHAWRSGHPWLQTPEAKDIPFAVLMTGTDLNRDLDIPEKAAVIHQVRQRAAAVIVQNRLVFEQLRRGGSPWREKLHLLPPGTRLGSQDYPLRERLRMTDDNVLLLLHPASIRPVKGNLELLRMSDHLLGADSAFRLVFCGPVLDRSYAEAFFAALKTRPHACYLGEIPCAAMPAAMCQADLILNNSLSEGVANALVEAATLGRPILARDIPGNRAVVIPEVNGLLYGDETGFHRQARRLLTDPDLRRRLARPDPFSYAAEAEGRLLAAILEAIVSQREART; this comes from the coding sequence TTGCACCTGCTGATCGTCATCCCCCGGCAGTCCCGCGCCACCGGCAATCACGTCACCGCCGCCCGCTTCGCCGAACAGCTCGACAAGCTGGGCTGGCAGGTGCGGCGCGTCGAAACCGACCCGATTAATACCACCGCCATTGCCGGCGCGCTGCGGCAAAACAGACCGGACGTGGCCCTGCTGCTGCACGCCTGGCGCAGCGGACACCCCTGGCTGCAGACGCCGGAAGCAAAAGACATCCCCTTCGCGGTGCTGATGACCGGCACCGATCTGAACCGCGATCTGGACATTCCGGAAAAGGCCGCCGTCATTCACCAGGTCCGACAGCGGGCCGCCGCCGTCATCGTGCAGAACCGGCTCGTCTTCGAACAGCTGCGCCGCGGCGGATCGCCCTGGCGGGAAAAACTGCACCTGCTGCCGCCCGGCACCCGCCTGGGGAGCCAGGATTATCCCCTGCGCGAGCGGCTCCGGATGACGGACGACAATGTGCTGCTGCTGCTCCATCCGGCCAGCATCCGTCCGGTCAAGGGCAACCTGGAACTGCTGCGCATGAGCGACCATCTGCTTGGAGCAGACAGCGCCTTCCGGCTGGTCTTCTGCGGCCCGGTTCTCGACCGGTCTTACGCCGAAGCCTTTTTCGCCGCCCTTAAAACCCGTCCCCACGCCTGCTACCTGGGAGAGATTCCCTGCGCCGCCATGCCGGCGGCGATGTGCCAGGCCGACCTGATCCTCAACAATTCGCTCTCCGAAGGGGTCGCCAACGCCCTGGTCGAAGCCGCCACCCTCGGCCGGCCGATCCTCGCCCGCGACATCCCCGGCAACCGGGCGGTGGTCATTCCCGAGGTCAACGGCCTGCTCTACGGGGACGAAACCGGTTTCCACCGCCAGGCCCGGAGGCTGCTGACCGATCCCGATCTGCGGCGTCGCCTCGCCCGGCCCGATCCCTTCAGTTATGCCGCCGAAGCCGAGGGCAGGCTGCTGGCCGCCATCCTCGAGGCCATCGTCAGTCAACGTGAAGCACGGACGTAA
- a CDS encoding carbohydrate deacetylase, with product MPRLIVNADDFGAGFGTDRGILHAFTHGIVTSASLLVNAPHAKEAVRMALDAGLPLGVHLNLADGFALSGPISGLTRANGAFPGKRDLRQILQTVPDLRAIRRELAAQIDRALELGVRPDHLDTHQHFFLFPQMTELVLDLADTYRIPAVRLPLPVEDPAADPDGELGEEMRLYRRLGPKAARAIRAREKRSPRGLFGMPALDRLDEAVLGRIVDRIPDGDWELMVHPGYRDLDNPFGGEERQLELQALLSRRIRDRLQQRNIRLITFGDLTCTC from the coding sequence ATGCCCCGATTGATCGTCAACGCCGACGATTTCGGTGCCGGTTTCGGCACCGATCGGGGCATCCTGCACGCTTTCACCCACGGCATCGTCACCAGCGCCTCGCTGCTGGTCAACGCACCTCACGCGAAAGAAGCGGTCCGGATGGCGCTCGATGCCGGCCTGCCGCTCGGCGTTCATCTCAACCTGGCCGACGGCTTTGCCCTGAGCGGCCCGATATCCGGGCTGACCCGGGCGAACGGCGCCTTCCCCGGCAAACGGGATCTGCGCCAAATCCTGCAGACCGTTCCCGACCTGCGGGCCATCCGTCGCGAACTGGCGGCCCAGATCGACAGGGCCCTGGAGCTGGGCGTCCGTCCCGACCACCTCGACACCCATCAGCATTTTTTCCTCTTTCCGCAGATGACGGAGCTGGTTCTCGACCTGGCCGACACCTACCGGATACCGGCCGTGCGTCTGCCGCTGCCGGTGGAGGATCCGGCCGCCGACCCGGACGGCGAGCTGGGAGAAGAGATGCGGCTCTACCGCCGGCTGGGGCCGAAAGCGGCCAGGGCTATCCGGGCCAGAGAAAAGCGCAGTCCGCGCGGCCTGTTCGGCATGCCGGCACTCGACCGGCTGGACGAAGCCGTCCTCGGTCGGATCGTCGACCGGATACCGGACGGAGACTGGGAACTGATGGTCCATCCCGGCTACCGGGACCTGGACAACCCTTTCGGCGGCGAGGAACGACAGCTCGAGCTGCAGGCGCTGCTCAGCAGGCGCATCCGCGACCGGCTGCAACAACGAAACATCCGCCTGATCACCTTTGGAGACCTCACTTGCACCTGCTGA